One Cardiocondyla obscurior isolate alpha-2009 linkage group LG11, Cobs3.1, whole genome shotgun sequence DNA segment encodes these proteins:
- the LOC139106694 gene encoding nucleolar protein 58-like, translating to MSTTRKDEQEKERKQEEDKRKKKEKNREEEEKIRKRQKDKKRREEEEERGRSEKRSRSASKYIERMLQLQKKKHQEKTMEINSSNSNDEDKKKKKEEKGEDKNKKNELRNIGKWQKDEEEEILKTRGKDEKAIKITGGAEGEEEEEVKKEEEEDSFGTLSISIKYIALS from the exons atGAGTACTACTAGAAAAGATGAGcaggaaaaggagagaaagcaAGAAGAGGATAagcgaaagaagaaagaaaaaaacagagaagaagaagagaaaatcaGGAAAAGACAGAAGGATAAGAaacgaagagaggaagaagaagagagaggaagaagtgAAAAGCGAAGCAGGAGTGCATCAAAGTat ATCGAAAGAATGCtgcaattgcaaaaaaaaaaacaccaaGAGAAAACAATGGAAATAAACTCTTCCAATTCTAACGacgaagacaaaaaaaaaaaaaaagaggaaaaaggggaagacaaaaacaaaaagaacgAGCTGAGAA ATATTGGGAAATGGCAAAAGGACGAGGAAgaggaaattttaaaaacacgTGGGAAAGATGAGAAAGCTATAAAAATTACGGGTGGGGCCGAAggggaagaggaggaagaggtgaagaaagaggaggaggaagacAGTTTCGGCACATTATCCATTTCCATTAAAT atattGCATTAAGTTAG